In Xenorhabdus poinarii G6, the following are encoded in one genomic region:
- the wecA gene encoding UDP-N-acetylglucosamine--undecaprenyl-phosphate N-acetylglucosaminephosphotransferase, translated as MNISRMSAEIFYVFVFSFAFLFIARKVAKNIGLVDKPNYRKYHQGLIPLVGGISLFFSICFAFTLTKVFIPHKWPYLACASVLVSVGVLDDRFDVSVKIRAVVQALVGISMMYFAGLKLNSLGHTFGPWEMSLGPFSYVVTLFAVWAAINAFNMMDGIDGLLGGLSCVSFGALGILLYASGNLALAFWCFAFIAGILPYIFLNLGILGKRFKVFMGDAGSTLIGFTIIWLLTEATQGQHPAISPVTALWIIAIPLMDMVAIMYRRLRKGMSPFSPDRQHLHHLIMRAGFTSRQAFILITLAAALLASVGIIAERLIIIPEWMMLALFLLAFILYGYCIKRAWRVARFIKRCKRRLRRASSHH; from the coding sequence GTGAATATTTCCAGGATGAGCGCCGAAATTTTTTACGTATTTGTATTTTCATTCGCGTTTTTGTTTATCGCGCGTAAGGTCGCAAAAAATATCGGCTTGGTTGATAAGCCAAATTATCGCAAGTATCACCAAGGATTAATTCCGTTGGTCGGTGGTATCTCCTTGTTTTTTAGCATTTGTTTTGCATTTACACTCACAAAAGTGTTTATCCCACATAAATGGCCATATTTAGCTTGTGCTAGTGTATTGGTTTCTGTTGGTGTGCTGGATGATCGTTTTGATGTTAGTGTGAAGATTAGGGCAGTTGTCCAGGCTTTGGTTGGGATTAGCATGATGTATTTTGCTGGCTTGAAGCTTAATAGCTTGGGGCATACATTCGGCCCGTGGGAAATGTCATTGGGGCCGTTTAGCTATGTTGTGACCCTATTTGCTGTCTGGGCCGCTATCAATGCCTTCAATATGATGGATGGTATTGATGGTTTGTTGGGCGGCTTATCTTGTGTCTCTTTCGGTGCATTGGGCATCTTGTTATATGCAAGTGGCAATCTGGCACTGGCATTTTGGTGTTTTGCCTTTATCGCAGGGATTTTGCCTTACATCTTCCTTAATCTTGGCATATTAGGAAAACGTTTCAAGGTATTTATGGGGGATGCGGGGAGTACCTTAATCGGCTTTACGATTATTTGGTTATTGACTGAAGCGACGCAGGGGCAACATCCGGCAATTAGTCCTGTGACAGCGTTATGGATCATTGCTATCCCACTGATGGATATGGTCGCCATTATGTATCGTCGGTTGCGTAAGGGAATGAGTCCATTTTCCCCGGATCGTCAGCACCTTCATCATTTGATTATGCGTGCTGGATTTACCTCCCGTCAGGCATTTATCTTAATTACTTTGGCAGCGGCTTTATTGGCATCGGTTGGAATCATTGCTGAACGGTTAATTATCATTCCTGAATGGATGATGTTGGCATTATTTTTGCTTGCATTTATATTGTATGGCTATTGTATCAAACGCGCATGGCGGGTCGCCCGTTTTATCAAACGATGTAAGCGCCGTCTGCGTCGGGCATCAAGTCATCATTAA
- the rho gene encoding transcription termination factor Rho, with product MNLTELKNTPVSELITLGENMGLENLARMRKQDIIFSILKQHAKSGEDIFGDGVLEILQDGFGFLRSADSSYLAGPDDIYVSPSQIRRFNLRTGDTISGKIRPPKEGERYFALLKVNEVNFDKPENARSKILFENLTPLHANNRLRMERGNGSTEDLTARVLDLAAPIGRGQRGLIVAPPKAGKTMLLQNIAANIAHNYPDCVLMVLLIDERPEEVTEMQRLVKGEVIASTFDEPASRHVQVAEMVIEKAKRLVEHKKDVIILLDSITRLARAYNTVVPASGKVLTGGVDANALHRPKRFFGAARNVEEGGSLTIIATALVDTGSKMDEVIYEEFKGTGNMELHLSRKIAEKRVFPAIDYNRSGTRKEELLTTQDELQKMWILRKIIHPMGEIDAMEFLINKLAMTKTNEEFFDFMKRS from the coding sequence ATGAATCTTACCGAATTAAAGAATACGCCGGTATCTGAGTTGATTACTCTCGGCGAAAATATGGGGCTGGAAAACCTGGCTCGTATGCGTAAGCAGGACATCATTTTCTCTATTCTCAAACAGCATGCGAAAAGTGGAGAGGATATTTTCGGCGATGGTGTGCTGGAGATATTGCAGGATGGATTTGGTTTCCTCCGTTCCGCAGACAGTTCTTACCTTGCAGGCCCCGATGATATCTACGTTTCTCCTAGCCAAATCCGCCGTTTTAACCTCCGTACCGGTGACACCATTTCAGGTAAAATCCGCCCACCCAAAGAGGGTGAACGCTATTTTGCTCTGCTGAAAGTTAATGAAGTTAACTTCGATAAGCCTGAAAATGCTCGCAGTAAGATCCTGTTTGAAAACTTAACTCCACTTCATGCCAACAACCGCTTGCGCATGGAACGCGGTAATGGATCGACTGAAGATTTGACGGCTCGCGTTCTGGATCTGGCTGCGCCAATTGGTCGTGGTCAGCGTGGCCTGATTGTTGCACCACCCAAAGCGGGTAAGACGATGTTACTACAGAATATTGCAGCTAACATTGCCCATAACTACCCTGATTGCGTTCTGATGGTGTTGCTGATTGATGAGCGTCCAGAAGAAGTCACCGAAATGCAGCGTTTGGTCAAAGGTGAGGTTATTGCTTCAACCTTTGATGAACCGGCTTCCCGCCACGTTCAGGTAGCCGAAATGGTTATCGAAAAAGCGAAGCGTTTGGTTGAACATAAGAAAGACGTTATTATCCTGCTGGATTCTATCACCCGCCTGGCTCGTGCCTATAACACCGTGGTTCCAGCTTCCGGCAAAGTGTTGACGGGGGGGGTAGATGCGAATGCGCTGCATCGTCCGAAACGTTTCTTTGGTGCTGCCCGTAACGTTGAAGAAGGCGGGAGTTTGACCATTATCGCGACTGCGTTGGTTGATACTGGCTCCAAGATGGATGAAGTTATTTACGAAGAATTTAAAGGTACAGGTAACATGGAATTACACCTGTCCCGTAAGATTGCTGAAAAACGTGTCTTCCCAGCGATTGATTACAACCGCTCAGGGACACGTAAAGAAGAGCTGCTCACGACACAGGATGAGCTACAGAAAATGTGGATCTTACGTAAGATCATTCATCCGATGGGTGAAATTGATGCGATGGAGTTCCTTATCAACAAACTGGCTATGACGAAGACAAACGAAGAATTTTTCGACTTTATGAAACGTTCATAG
- the trxA gene encoding thioredoxin TrxA: protein MSENIIHLTDAGFENDVLKAESMVLVEFWAEWCGPCKMIAPILNEIATEYEGKLTIAKLNVDDNPATAPEYGIRGIPTLILFKGGEKVAVKVGALSKTQLKEFLEPHL, encoded by the coding sequence ATGAGTGAAAATATTATCCATCTAACTGATGCTGGTTTTGAGAATGATGTTCTGAAAGCGGAAAGTATGGTTCTCGTTGAGTTTTGGGCTGAATGGTGTGGTCCTTGTAAAATGATTGCCCCTATTCTGAATGAAATTGCCACAGAATACGAAGGAAAACTGACAATTGCCAAGCTGAACGTTGATGATAACCCTGCGACCGCCCCAGAGTACGGTATTCGTGGTATTCCAACCTTGATTCTGTTTAAAGGTGGTGAAAAGGTTGCGGTAAAAGTGGGGGCTTTGTCAAAAACTCAACTGAAAGAGTTTTTGGAACCACATCTCTAA
- the rhlB gene encoding ATP-dependent RNA helicase RhlB gives MSKTHLTEKKFSDFTLHPKVLEALDKNGFSNCTPIQALTLPFTVEGRDVAGQAQTGTGKTLAFLASTFNYLLTYPAAKERKINQPRALIMAPTRELAVQIYSDAEELAEITGLKMGLAYGGDGYDKQLKVLEAGVDIVVGTTGRLIDYTKQGHVHLGAIQVVVLDEADRMYDLGFIKDIRWLFRRLPAATERMNLLFSATLSYRVRELAFEQMNNPEYVEVEPLQKTGHRIQEELFYPSNEEKMRLLQTLLEEEWPDRCIIFANTKHRCEDIWAHLAADGHRVGLLTGDVAQKKRLRILEEFSQGNLDILVATDVAARGLHIPLVTHVFNYDLPDDCEDYVHRIGRTGRAGESGHSISLACEEYALNLPAIEEYIQHQIPVSKYDSDALLNDLPVPKRHNRTRSGAHPRRTSMPRRGNATRNRKRTN, from the coding sequence ATGAGCAAAACACATTTGACAGAAAAGAAGTTTTCCGACTTCACATTGCACCCCAAAGTATTAGAAGCCCTGGATAAAAATGGGTTTTCAAACTGCACGCCGATACAGGCGCTAACATTGCCTTTTACTGTCGAAGGCCGAGATGTTGCGGGGCAAGCACAAACCGGAACGGGCAAAACGCTGGCATTTCTGGCGTCTACTTTTAATTATTTGTTAACTTATCCTGCTGCAAAAGAACGTAAAATCAATCAGCCAAGAGCGCTGATTATGGCCCCGACCCGTGAATTGGCGGTTCAAATATATTCTGATGCAGAAGAGTTAGCAGAAATCACCGGCTTGAAAATGGGCCTTGCCTATGGCGGTGATGGTTATGATAAACAGCTTAAAGTATTAGAAGCCGGCGTCGATATCGTGGTTGGTACGACAGGACGTCTCATCGATTATACAAAACAGGGTCATGTCCATCTTGGCGCCATTCAAGTTGTCGTGCTTGATGAGGCTGACCGCATGTATGACCTGGGCTTTATCAAAGATATTCGCTGGTTATTTCGCCGACTACCGGCTGCCACAGAGAGAATGAATTTACTGTTTTCCGCAACGCTGTCTTATCGGGTGCGTGAGCTGGCTTTTGAACAGATGAATAATCCTGAGTATGTGGAAGTAGAACCCCTGCAAAAAACAGGACACCGAATCCAGGAAGAGCTGTTTTATCCTTCAAATGAAGAGAAAATGCGTCTGCTACAGACCCTGCTGGAAGAAGAGTGGCCGGATCGCTGTATCATTTTTGCCAATACCAAACACCGCTGCGAAGATATCTGGGCTCATTTGGCGGCTGATGGTCACCGCGTTGGCTTACTCACGGGTGATGTTGCCCAGAAAAAACGCCTGCGTATTCTTGAAGAATTCAGCCAGGGGAATCTGGACATTCTGGTTGCCACCGATGTTGCTGCTCGTGGGCTACATATCCCCTTAGTGACACATGTATTTAACTATGATCTACCGGATGACTGTGAAGATTATGTTCACCGAATTGGCCGGACAGGTCGTGCCGGAGAAAGCGGCCATTCTATCAGTCTGGCGTGTGAAGAGTATGCGCTGAACTTACCGGCCATTGAAGAATATATCCAGCATCAGATACCGGTCAGCAAGTATGACAGTGATGCATTGCTAAATGACCTGCCAGTGCCTAAGCGCCATAATCGCACTCGCTCTGGCGCTCATCCTCGGCGTACCAGCATGCCGCGCCGTGGCAATGCCACGCGCAACCGTAAGCGCACCAACTAA
- the gppA gene encoding guanosine-5'-triphosphate,3'-diphosphate diphosphatase, whose protein sequence is MLSASSLYAAIDLGSNSFHMLVVREISGSVQVVTRIKRKVRLAAGLDNNNRLSQQAMERGWQCLHLFSEYLQGIPATQIRVVATATLRLAENSGEFVRSASEILNAPVNVICGEEEAQLIYQGVAHTTGGSDNRLVVDIGGASTELVTGIGAKANQLFSLEMGCVTWLERYFNDRSLTEENFAHAEAAAHDILRTVTPKLLEQGWEICVGASGTVQALQEIMIAQGMDELITLPKLQQLKLQAMECSKLEELEIDGLTLERALVFPSGLAILIAIFQALNIESMILAGGALREGLIYGMLDLPIEQDIRASTLRSIQQRFQLDMEQAQHVKQLAENFFQQVARPWKLDERCRELLAGACLLHEIGLFIDFRQGPAHSAYLISHLDLPGYTPAQKRLLATLLKNQSGPVDLASLNQQNAVQPLQAQRLCRLLRLAIVFASCRRDTTLPVLRLQVENETLFITLPHQWQIKHPLRAEALQQEMKWQSYVQWLLFFKEQHNR, encoded by the coding sequence ATGCTGAGTGCTTCTTCGCTTTATGCGGCCATCGATTTAGGCTCAAACAGTTTTCATATGCTGGTTGTCCGTGAAATATCCGGCAGCGTTCAAGTCGTCACCCGCATCAAACGCAAAGTCAGGCTGGCGGCTGGGTTGGATAACAATAACCGCTTATCACAACAAGCAATGGAACGAGGGTGGCAGTGTTTGCACCTATTCTCCGAATACTTGCAGGGTATTCCTGCTACGCAGATCCGCGTTGTTGCTACAGCAACATTGAGACTCGCAGAAAACTCAGGAGAATTTGTCAGAAGCGCCTCAGAGATATTAAACGCCCCTGTCAATGTGATCTGCGGCGAAGAAGAAGCTCAGCTCATTTATCAAGGTGTTGCTCACACGACAGGCGGGTCAGACAATCGACTTGTCGTCGATATTGGTGGCGCCAGTACCGAATTGGTCACCGGTATCGGTGCCAAGGCAAATCAGCTATTCAGCCTTGAAATGGGCTGTGTTACCTGGCTGGAACGTTATTTCAATGATCGCAGCTTGACAGAGGAAAACTTTGCCCACGCAGAGGCGGCCGCACATGATATTCTCCGCACTGTCACTCCTAAGCTGCTTGAACAAGGCTGGGAAATTTGTGTGGGTGCTTCCGGCACAGTACAAGCCTTACAAGAAATTATGATTGCCCAAGGTATGGATGAGCTAATCACCCTCCCTAAGCTCCAGCAGCTCAAACTTCAGGCGATGGAATGCAGCAAGTTGGAAGAGCTAGAAATCGATGGGCTGACGTTGGAGCGCGCATTGGTTTTTCCAAGTGGATTAGCCATCTTAATTGCCATTTTTCAAGCCCTGAATATCGAAAGCATGATATTGGCAGGGGGTGCACTACGTGAAGGTTTGATTTACGGAATGCTGGATTTACCGATTGAACAAGATATCCGTGCAAGCACCCTGCGCAGCATTCAGCAACGATTTCAACTGGATATGGAACAGGCACAACATGTCAAACAGTTAGCAGAAAATTTTTTCCAGCAAGTGGCCAGACCATGGAAACTGGACGAACGCTGTCGTGAGTTACTGGCGGGTGCATGTTTACTCCATGAAATAGGCCTGTTTATTGATTTTCGTCAGGGGCCAGCACATTCTGCTTATTTAATCAGCCACTTAGATCTACCGGGTTATACTCCTGCCCAAAAACGACTGCTGGCGACCTTGTTGAAAAACCAAAGCGGTCCCGTGGATTTAGCTTCACTCAACCAGCAAAATGCCGTGCAGCCATTGCAAGCACAACGGTTATGCCGCTTATTACGCCTGGCAATTGTTTTCGCCAGCTGCCGACGGGATACTACTTTACCCGTTTTGCGATTACAGGTGGAAAATGAAACGCTTTTTATCACTCTTCCCCATCAATGGCAGATAAAGCATCCGCTCAGGGCGGAAGCATTACAGCAAGAAATGAAGTGGCAAAGCTACGTCCAATGGCTGTTGTTCTTTAAAGAACAACATAATCGTTGA
- the rep gene encoding DNA helicase Rep, giving the protein MRLNPSQQHAVEFVTGPCLVLAGAGSGKTRVITNKIAHLIRTCGYQARHIAAVTFTNKAAREMKERVAQTLGRKETRGLMISTFHTLGLEIVKREYQALGMKSNFSLFDDQDQLTLLKDLTEDLLEEDKDLLQKLISSISNWKNDLMSPAQVMGMARSAQEHQFAECYRRYDLHLTSCNVLDFDDLITKPTLLLMRDEEVRERWQNKIRYLLVDEYQDTNTSQYQLVKLLVGNRARFTVVGDDDQSIYSWRGARPQNLILLKDDFPQLNVIKLEQNYRSSGRILKAANILIANNPHVFEKKLFSALGYGELLNVIEANNEDHEAERVVGELIAHHFINKTEYKDYAILYRGNHQSRIFEKMLIQNRIPYRVTGGTSFFSRPEIKDLLAYLRVLTNPEDDSAFLRIVNTPRREIGAVTIQKLGEWASQRNKSLYQASFDLGLEQYLTGRGLAALQRFTHWMDGIFRQAQREPLLAVRDLLRGIDYESWLYETSPSPKAAEMRMKNVNQLFTWMSEMLEGNDLNEPMTLSQIVARFTLRDMLERGEEDEQLDQVQLMTLHASKGLEFPYVFLVGMEEGLLPHQSSIDENNIEEERRLAYVGITRAQRALFFTLSKERRQFGELIRPQPSRFLLELPQDDLHWPQGKRVISAEERMIQGQSRLADIKSRLGIGQKIGNK; this is encoded by the coding sequence ATGCGTTTAAATCCAAGCCAACAACACGCGGTTGAATTTGTAACAGGGCCTTGTCTGGTACTGGCAGGTGCTGGCTCCGGCAAAACCCGTGTGATAACGAATAAAATCGCTCATCTGATCCGTACTTGTGGTTATCAGGCACGCCATATTGCCGCCGTGACCTTTACCAATAAGGCCGCACGTGAGATGAAAGAGCGTGTTGCACAGACCTTGGGTCGCAAGGAAACTCGCGGATTAATGATTTCGACTTTCCATACTCTGGGGCTGGAGATCGTCAAACGTGAATATCAGGCACTGGGAATGAAAAGTAATTTTTCACTGTTTGATGATCAAGACCAGCTGACTTTGTTAAAAGATCTGACAGAAGATTTGTTGGAAGAAGACAAGGATTTGCTCCAAAAATTAATTTCGAGCATTTCTAACTGGAAGAATGACTTAATGTCACCTGCGCAGGTGATGGGGATGGCTCGTTCAGCGCAGGAACACCAGTTTGCGGAGTGCTACCGCCGCTATGACCTGCATCTAACCAGTTGTAATGTCCTTGATTTTGATGATCTGATTACTAAACCAACATTGCTGTTAATGCGCGATGAAGAAGTCAGGGAACGTTGGCAGAATAAAATTCGTTACTTGCTGGTGGATGAGTATCAGGATACCAATACCAGTCAGTACCAACTGGTGAAATTGTTAGTGGGTAATCGCGCACGTTTCACGGTGGTTGGCGACGATGATCAGTCGATTTATTCATGGCGTGGTGCTCGGCCACAGAACTTGATCCTATTGAAAGACGATTTCCCGCAATTGAATGTCATTAAGCTGGAACAGAATTACCGTTCATCAGGGCGGATCTTGAAAGCGGCGAATATTCTGATAGCCAACAATCCTCATGTTTTTGAGAAAAAACTCTTTTCAGCGTTGGGATATGGTGAATTGCTCAACGTGATTGAAGCAAATAACGAAGATCACGAAGCGGAGCGCGTTGTGGGGGAGTTGATTGCTCACCATTTTATCAATAAAACGGAATATAAAGATTACGCTATTTTATATCGTGGTAATCACCAATCTCGTATCTTCGAAAAAATGTTGATACAAAACCGTATTCCTTACCGGGTGACGGGAGGAACCTCCTTCTTTTCCCGGCCGGAGATCAAAGATCTACTCGCGTATTTGCGTGTTTTGACCAACCCTGAGGATGACAGTGCTTTTTTGCGTATCGTTAATACCCCCCGGCGAGAGATTGGTGCCGTCACAATCCAAAAATTGGGCGAGTGGGCGAGTCAGCGTAACAAGAGCTTGTATCAGGCCAGTTTTGATCTCGGGTTAGAACAATATTTAACCGGGCGAGGTCTGGCCGCATTGCAACGCTTTACTCATTGGATGGATGGAATCTTTCGTCAGGCGCAACGAGAACCCTTACTGGCAGTGCGAGACTTACTGCGGGGTATAGATTACGAAAGTTGGTTATATGAAACGTCCCCTAGCCCAAAAGCGGCTGAAATGAGAATGAAGAATGTTAATCAGCTCTTCACTTGGATGAGTGAAATGCTTGAGGGGAATGATTTGAATGAGCCAATGACGCTTTCCCAGATTGTGGCGCGTTTTACGTTGCGGGATATGCTGGAAAGAGGCGAGGAAGATGAGCAGTTAGATCAGGTTCAATTGATGACGCTACACGCGTCCAAAGGACTGGAATTTCCTTATGTTTTCCTGGTGGGTATGGAAGAAGGTTTGTTACCACATCAGAGCAGTATTGATGAAAACAATATTGAGGAAGAGCGCCGTTTGGCTTATGTAGGAATTACTCGTGCGCAAAGAGCACTTTTTTTCACTCTCAGCAAAGAACGTCGTCAGTTTGGTGAATTGATTCGTCCACAACCGAGCCGATTTTTGCTTGAACTGCCGCAAGATGATTTGCATTGGCCGCAAGGTAAGCGAGTGATCAGTGCGGAAGAAAGGATGATACAGGGGCAATCGCGCCTTGCCGACATTAAATCCCGTTTAGGCATTGGGCAGAAAATTGGCAATAAATAG
- the ilvC gene encoding ketol-acid reductoisomerase has translation MANYFDTLNLRQQLAQLGKCRFMAREEFADEAGYLKGKKVVIIGCGAQGLNQGLNMRDSGLEITYALRKEAIDEKRPSWRKATENGFKVGTYEELIPQADLVINLTPDKQHSAVVKAVQPLMKEGAALGYSHGFNIVEVGEQIRKDITVVMVAPKCPGTEVREEYKRGFGVPTLIAVHPENDVKGEGMAIAKAWAAATGGHRAGVLESSFVAEVKSDLMGEQTILCGMLQAGSLLCYDQLVADGTEPGYAGKLIQFGWETITEALKQGGITLMMDRLSNPAKLRAYALSEQLKTLLTPLFQKHMDDIISGEFSSTMMADWANNDKNLLTWRAETGNTPFENYPNYTGHISEQEYFDHGVLMVAMVKAGVELAFETMIDTGIIEESAYYESLHELPLIANTIARKRLYEMNVVISDTAEYGNYLFSYVAVPLLQETFMATLQAGDLGKAVADRCVDNAQLRDVNEAIRNHPIEIIGRTLRGYMMDMKRIAVGG, from the coding sequence ATGGCTAATTATTTTGATACGTTGAACTTGCGTCAGCAGTTGGCGCAGTTGGGCAAATGTCGTTTTATGGCACGGGAAGAATTTGCTGACGAAGCAGGGTATTTAAAAGGCAAAAAGGTGGTGATTATTGGTTGTGGTGCGCAAGGGCTAAACCAGGGCCTCAATATGCGCGACTCCGGTTTAGAGATTACCTATGCGCTACGCAAAGAAGCCATTGATGAAAAACGGCCGTCATGGCGCAAGGCGACCGAAAATGGTTTCAAGGTCGGTACTTATGAAGAGCTTATTCCACAAGCCGATTTGGTTATCAACCTGACACCAGACAAACAGCATTCAGCGGTGGTTAAGGCCGTTCAACCGTTGATGAAAGAAGGCGCTGCGCTAGGCTATTCCCACGGTTTCAATATTGTCGAAGTGGGTGAACAGATACGTAAAGACATTACCGTTGTAATGGTTGCGCCTAAGTGTCCGGGGACGGAAGTTCGTGAAGAGTATAAGCGTGGATTCGGTGTGCCTACCCTGATTGCTGTACATCCAGAAAATGATGTAAAAGGTGAAGGGATGGCGATTGCGAAAGCATGGGCGGCCGCCACAGGAGGGCATCGGGCTGGCGTGCTGGAATCTTCTTTCGTGGCAGAAGTTAAATCTGACCTGATGGGAGAACAGACGATTTTATGTGGCATGTTACAGGCGGGCTCTCTGTTGTGCTATGATCAATTGGTGGCTGATGGCACTGAACCGGGGTATGCCGGAAAACTCATCCAGTTTGGTTGGGAAACGATCACTGAGGCACTGAAGCAGGGCGGGATTACCTTAATGATGGATCGCCTTTCTAATCCAGCAAAATTGCGGGCGTATGCCTTATCTGAACAACTGAAAACCCTGCTGACTCCGTTGTTCCAGAAACATATGGATGACATCATTTCGGGTGAATTCTCCTCCACAATGATGGCGGATTGGGCGAATAACGATAAAAATCTGCTGACCTGGCGTGCAGAAACTGGCAATACCCCCTTTGAGAATTATCCAAACTATACGGGGCACATCAGTGAGCAGGAATATTTCGATCATGGTGTATTAATGGTTGCAATGGTCAAGGCAGGGGTTGAGCTAGCATTCGAAACAATGATAGATACCGGCATTATTGAAGAATCAGCTTATTATGAATCGTTGCATGAGCTGCCTCTGATTGCGAATACCATTGCTCGCAAGCGTCTGTATGAGATGAACGTGGTCATTTCTGATACGGCGGAATATGGTAACTACCTGTTCTCTTATGTTGCCGTCCCGCTGTTGCAAGAGACGTTTATGGCGACGCTCCAGGCTGGAGATTTAGGCAAAGCCGTTGCAGATCGTTGTGTCGATAATGCGCAGTTACGTGATGTCAATGAAGCAATCCGTAACCATCCGATTGAAATAATCGGTCGTACTCTGCGTGGCTATATGATGGATATGAAACGCATTGCTGTCGGTGGCTAA
- the ilvY gene encoding HTH-type transcriptional activator IlvY, which produces MDLRDLKLFLHLAESCHFGRSAKAMHVSPSTLSRQIQRLEASLGQALFLRDNRTVKLTSAGEQLKQFAQQTLLQYKQLQHSLNHQSPSLTGELRLFCSVTAAYSHLPQVLDKFRAEHPLVEIKLTTGDAADAVDKVQSDAADLGIAGKPEKLPDNIRFTKIGEVPLVLIAPSLPCTVRTLAIQNSPDWNNIPFILPEHGPSRKRIECWFRRHKILHPMIYATVSGHEAIVSMVALGCGIALIPAVVVENSPEPVRNRISLLDNVSLVEPFELGVCALSKRLNEPLIKAFWALL; this is translated from the coding sequence ATGGATCTACGTGATTTAAAACTGTTTTTACACCTTGCTGAAAGTTGTCACTTTGGGCGTTCAGCCAAAGCCATGCACGTCAGCCCATCCACGCTTTCACGCCAAATTCAGCGTCTGGAAGCATCGTTGGGGCAAGCACTTTTTCTGCGAGATAACCGAACCGTAAAATTGACTTCTGCCGGTGAACAACTCAAACAATTTGCGCAACAAACGCTGCTGCAATATAAGCAGCTACAGCATTCATTAAACCACCAAAGCCCATCATTGACGGGAGAGTTGCGGCTATTCTGCTCGGTCACGGCGGCGTATAGCCATCTACCACAAGTTTTGGATAAATTTCGGGCAGAGCACCCTTTGGTGGAAATCAAACTGACAACCGGCGATGCTGCCGATGCGGTTGATAAAGTTCAGTCTGATGCAGCAGATTTGGGCATTGCCGGCAAACCAGAGAAACTACCTGATAATATTCGCTTTACCAAAATAGGCGAAGTGCCGTTAGTACTCATTGCGCCCTCACTGCCTTGCACGGTGAGAACCCTCGCTATCCAGAACTCCCCCGACTGGAATAACATCCCTTTTATTCTGCCTGAGCACGGCCCCTCCCGCAAACGCATTGAATGTTGGTTTCGACGCCATAAGATCTTGCATCCCATGATCTATGCAACCGTTTCTGGTCATGAAGCGATTGTTTCAATGGTAGCATTAGGTTGTGGAATTGCCTTAATCCCTGCGGTTGTGGTCGAAAATAGCCCTGAACCTGTACGTAACCGCATTTCACTGCTAGACAATGTTTCACTGGTCGAGCCATTTGAATTAGGTGTCTGTGCATTGAGTAAGCGCTTAAATGAACCATTAATTAAAGCATTTTGGGCGCTTTTATAA